A single Lactuca sativa cultivar Salinas chromosome 8, Lsat_Salinas_v11, whole genome shotgun sequence DNA region contains:
- the LOC111906315 gene encoding disease resistance protein Roq1 isoform X3, with the protein MASSSSSSPSAPAFSFRSWKYHVFLSFRGEDTRNSFVGHLYSALEQNGIYTYKDDETLTRGESIGPSLMKAIEESQIAIIVFSENYANSSWCLDELVYIMNCKNTRGQIILPIFYDVDPSELRKQKGKYAEAFTKHELENKTKVESWRKTLVDASNIAGWESKDIANRHESKFIKEIVNTILPMLHPVTSSVNDNLIGIETRMQRLKSELKIGSGGVSMIGIWGVGGGGKTTLASSIYSEISNNFDGCCFVENIREKSSKYGLENLQEKILSGVLKQNKVKVGSIEEGKRMIVDRLCRRKVLIVLDDVDHLVQLKALAGSHDWFGEGSRIIITTRDKHLLNAHRVKLMHNIRLLNDDEAIKLFCKLAPQDNRPKEDYEQLSKDVVSYAGGLPLALTVLGPFLSDKDIDEWVSALARLKQIPNDDIVGKLKISFDGLTKVEKDLFLDIACFFRWEKKDRAMEILDACGFHPGIGVKVLVQKALITILDGRFDMHDLVQELGHHIVRGEDPNYPELHSRVWKREDVLTICAMDATTEVDMIEAIRYDSGTIYGLSHLPPVVANTKNLRWIDWQGDLASPLLTKFPQRKLCCLILHDSLQKQLWEGYKEDSEDGKENGESNDPQSTLPFVRILDFD; encoded by the exons ATGGCATCTTCCTCATCGTCTTCTCCTTCTGCTCCGGCCTTTTCTTTCCGGTCATGGAAGTACCATGTTTTTCTTAGTTTTAGAGGAGAAGATACTCGCAATTCTTTTGTGGGTCATCTCTATTCAGCACTTGAACAAAATGGGATATACACTTATAAGGACGATGAAACACTTACTCGGGGTGAATCAATCGGTCCATCGCTTATGAAGGCAATCGAAGAATCACAAATTGCCATCATTGTATTCTCTGAAAACTATGCAAACTCATCGTGGTGCTTAGATGAACTTGTGTATATTATGAACTGCAAGAATACTAGGGGCCAAATCATTCTACCCATATTTTATGATGTGGATCCCTCTGAATTACGAAAGCAAAAAGGGAAGTATGCAGAAGCGTTTACCAAACATGAGTTGGAGAACAAGACCAAGGTTGAATCTTGGAGAAAAACCCTTGTGGATGCAAGTAACATTGCTGGGTGGGAATCGAAGGACATTGCCAACAG GCATGAATCCAAGTTTATCAAAGAAATTGTCAACACAATTTTACCTATGTTGCATCCAGTAACTTCAAGTGTGAATGACAACCTGATTGGAATAGAGACTCGCATGCAGCGCTTGAAATCAGAGTTAAAAATCGGGTCAGGCGGTGTGAGTATGATTGGAATATGGGGGGTTGGAGGTGGTGGTAAGACTACTCTTGCAtcttctatttatagtgaaatCTCTAACAACTTTGATGGTTGCTGCTTTGTTGAAAATATTCGAGAGAAATCAAGTAAGTATGGTTTGGAAAATTTGCAAGAAAAAATTCTTTCTGGTGTTTTGAAGCAAAATAAAGTGAAGGTTGGGAGCATTGAGGAAGGAAAACGCATGATAGTGGATAGGTTATGCCGTAGAAAGGTCTTGATTGTTCTGGATGATGTTGATCACCTTGTCCAACTAAAAGCATTAGCTGGATCACATGATTGGTTTGGTGAAGGAAGCCGAATTATAATCACAACTAGAGATAAGCATTTATTAAATGCACATAGAGTAAAATTGATGCACAACATTAGGTTGTTAAATGATGATGAGGCTATTAAGCTCTTTTGCAAGCTTGCACCCCAGGATAACAGACCTAAGGAAGATTATGAACAGCTTTCAAAAGATGTTGTTTCTTATGCTGGGGGGCTCCCACTAGCACTTACAGTTCTCGGTCCTTTTCTGTCTGACAAAGACATTGATGAGTGGGTGAGTGCTTTAGCCAGACTGAAACAGATCCCAAATGATGATATTGTGGGAAAGCTAAAAATCAGCTTTGATGGACTTACAAAGGTTGAGAAAGACTTGTTCCTTGATATTGCATGTTTTTTTAGGTGGGAGAAGAAAGATAGGGCAATGGAGATCCTTGATGCTTGTGGTTTTCATCCTGGTATAGGAGTGAAGGTGTTGGTACAAAAGGCTCTCATAACCATTTTGGATGGAAGGTTTGATATGCATGATCTGGTGCAAGAACTGGGACACCACATTGTTCGAGGGGAAGACCCTAACTATCCTGAGTTACATAGTAGAGTCTGGAAGAGGGAAGATGTTCTAACAATATGTGCTATGGATGCAACCACG GAAGTTGACATGATTGAAGCAATAAGATATGATTCTGGTACTATATATGGATTATCACATCTTCCTCCAGTTGTTGCAAACACGAAGAACCTTAGGTGGATTGATTGGCAAGGTGATCTTGCAAGTCCATTGCTTACTAAATTTCCACAAAGAAAGCTTTGTTGTCTAATATTGCACGACAGTTTGCAAAAACAACTTTGGGAGGGTTATAAG gaGGACTCTGAAGATGGTAAAGAAAATGGAGAATCCAATGACCCACAAAGTACATTGCCCTTTGTTAGAATCTTGGATTTTGACTGA
- the LOC111906315 gene encoding disease resistance protein Roq1 isoform X2, which yields MASSSSSSPSAPAFSFRSWKYHVFLSFRGEDTRNSFVGHLYSALEQNGIYTYKDDETLTRGESIGPSLMKAIEESQIAIIVFSENYANSSWCLDELVYIMNCKNTRGQIILPIFYDVDPSELRKQKGKYAEAFTKHELENKTKVESWRKTLVDASNIAGWESKDIANRHESKFIKEIVNTILPMLHPVTSSVNDNLIGIETRMQRLKSELKIGSGGVSMIGIWGVGGGGKTTLASSIYSEISNNFDGCCFVENIREKSSKYGLENLQEKILSGVLKQNKVKVGSIEEGKRMIVDRLCRRKVLIVLDDVDHLVQLKALAGSHDWFGEGSRIIITTRDKHLLNAHRVKLMHNIRLLNDDEAIKLFCKLAPQDNRPKEDYEQLSKDVVSYAGGLPLALTVLGPFLSDKDIDEWVSALARLKQIPNDDIVGKLKISFDGLTKVEKDLFLDIACFFRWEKKDRAMEILDACGFHPGIGVKVLVQKALITILDGRFDMHDLVQELGHHIVRGEDPNYPELHSRVWKREDVLTICAMDATTEVDMIEAIRYDSGTIYGLSHLPPVVANTKNLRWIDWQGDLASPLLTKFPQRKLCCLILHDSLQKQLWEGYKNLPTLKIIELYGLDNLLITPDFRGLPNLERFKLIASSHLEEIHPSIGHLERLVFLSIETCSRLKRFPPITRLKKLKTLSFSECPGLFKLSEIQQEKMDNLPHLHLDSSGVTEVQKPGKGINVKYWLEGSSLPRNNMNHIRLCFFRRDLRTLNLSLCNLGDEDISSSVWELPNLQELDLSANRFSRLCFSLLRLPRLKFLNVTNCLSLAELSELPSSIAILMADECLSLERFGDISKCKWLWKLSLHAGYKVGPLGGDLLLHSMLQTTVMADSDEDKS from the exons ATGGCATCTTCCTCATCGTCTTCTCCTTCTGCTCCGGCCTTTTCTTTCCGGTCATGGAAGTACCATGTTTTTCTTAGTTTTAGAGGAGAAGATACTCGCAATTCTTTTGTGGGTCATCTCTATTCAGCACTTGAACAAAATGGGATATACACTTATAAGGACGATGAAACACTTACTCGGGGTGAATCAATCGGTCCATCGCTTATGAAGGCAATCGAAGAATCACAAATTGCCATCATTGTATTCTCTGAAAACTATGCAAACTCATCGTGGTGCTTAGATGAACTTGTGTATATTATGAACTGCAAGAATACTAGGGGCCAAATCATTCTACCCATATTTTATGATGTGGATCCCTCTGAATTACGAAAGCAAAAAGGGAAGTATGCAGAAGCGTTTACCAAACATGAGTTGGAGAACAAGACCAAGGTTGAATCTTGGAGAAAAACCCTTGTGGATGCAAGTAACATTGCTGGGTGGGAATCGAAGGACATTGCCAACAG GCATGAATCCAAGTTTATCAAAGAAATTGTCAACACAATTTTACCTATGTTGCATCCAGTAACTTCAAGTGTGAATGACAACCTGATTGGAATAGAGACTCGCATGCAGCGCTTGAAATCAGAGTTAAAAATCGGGTCAGGCGGTGTGAGTATGATTGGAATATGGGGGGTTGGAGGTGGTGGTAAGACTACTCTTGCAtcttctatttatagtgaaatCTCTAACAACTTTGATGGTTGCTGCTTTGTTGAAAATATTCGAGAGAAATCAAGTAAGTATGGTTTGGAAAATTTGCAAGAAAAAATTCTTTCTGGTGTTTTGAAGCAAAATAAAGTGAAGGTTGGGAGCATTGAGGAAGGAAAACGCATGATAGTGGATAGGTTATGCCGTAGAAAGGTCTTGATTGTTCTGGATGATGTTGATCACCTTGTCCAACTAAAAGCATTAGCTGGATCACATGATTGGTTTGGTGAAGGAAGCCGAATTATAATCACAACTAGAGATAAGCATTTATTAAATGCACATAGAGTAAAATTGATGCACAACATTAGGTTGTTAAATGATGATGAGGCTATTAAGCTCTTTTGCAAGCTTGCACCCCAGGATAACAGACCTAAGGAAGATTATGAACAGCTTTCAAAAGATGTTGTTTCTTATGCTGGGGGGCTCCCACTAGCACTTACAGTTCTCGGTCCTTTTCTGTCTGACAAAGACATTGATGAGTGGGTGAGTGCTTTAGCCAGACTGAAACAGATCCCAAATGATGATATTGTGGGAAAGCTAAAAATCAGCTTTGATGGACTTACAAAGGTTGAGAAAGACTTGTTCCTTGATATTGCATGTTTTTTTAGGTGGGAGAAGAAAGATAGGGCAATGGAGATCCTTGATGCTTGTGGTTTTCATCCTGGTATAGGAGTGAAGGTGTTGGTACAAAAGGCTCTCATAACCATTTTGGATGGAAGGTTTGATATGCATGATCTGGTGCAAGAACTGGGACACCACATTGTTCGAGGGGAAGACCCTAACTATCCTGAGTTACATAGTAGAGTCTGGAAGAGGGAAGATGTTCTAACAATATGTGCTATGGATGCAACCACG GAAGTTGACATGATTGAAGCAATAAGATATGATTCTGGTACTATATATGGATTATCACATCTTCCTCCAGTTGTTGCAAACACGAAGAACCTTAGGTGGATTGATTGGCAAGGTGATCTTGCAAGTCCATTGCTTACTAAATTTCCACAAAGAAAGCTTTGTTGTCTAATATTGCACGACAGTTTGCAAAAACAACTTTGGGAGGGTTATAAG AATCTGCCAACTTTAAAAATCATAGAACTTTATGGTTTGGATAACCTACTCATCACACCTGATTTTCGTGGACTTCCGAATCTTGAAAGATTCAAACTCATTGCATCTTCGCATTTAGAAGAGATTCATCCATCGATTGGACATTTGGAAAGGCTTGTTTTCTTATCTATAGAAACTTGTTCCAGACTTAAGAGGTTTCCACCCATTACCCGACTAAAGAAACTCAAGACCCTTTCATTCTCAGAGTGCCCTGGACTTTTTAAGCTCTCAGAGATCCAACAAGAGAAGATGGACAATTTACCACATCTTCATTTAGATAGTAGTGGTGTTACAGAAGTTCAGAAACCAGGAAAGGGCATTAATGTAAAATATTGGTTAGAGGGGTCTTCTTTACCTCGTAACAACATGAACCACATACGATTATGCTTTTTTCGCAGAGACTTAAGAACGTTGAATCTCAGCTTGTGCAATTTGGGAGATGAAGACATCAGCTCTTCTGTTTGGGAATTGCCCAACTTGCAAGAACTCGATCTTTCAGCAAATAGGTTTTCACGATTATGTTTTAGTCTCTTGAGACTTCCTAGGCTCAAATTTCTCAATGTGACAAACTGCCTAAGCCTTGCAGAATTGTCAGAGCTCCCATCAAGTATAGCTATTCTAATGGCGGATGAGTGTTTGTCACTTGAAAGATTTGGAGATATTTCAAAGTGTAAATGGTTGTGGAAACTCTCGCTTCATGCTGGCTACAAAGTAGGTCCACTTGGTGGTGACTTATTACTACACTCCATGCTCCAG ACTACGGTGATGGCAGACTCCGACGAAGACAAAAGCTGA
- the LOC111906315 gene encoding disease resistance protein Roq1 isoform X1, with the protein MASSSSSSPSAPAFSFRSWKYHVFLSFRGEDTRNSFVGHLYSALEQNGIYTYKDDETLTRGESIGPSLMKAIEESQIAIIVFSENYANSSWCLDELVYIMNCKNTRGQIILPIFYDVDPSELRKQKGKYAEAFTKHELENKTKVESWRKTLVDASNIAGWESKDIANRHESKFIKEIVNTILPMLHPVTSSVNDNLIGIETRMQRLKSELKIGSGGVSMIGIWGVGGGGKTTLASSIYSEISNNFDGCCFVENIREKSSKYGLENLQEKILSGVLKQNKVKVGSIEEGKRMIVDRLCRRKVLIVLDDVDHLVQLKALAGSHDWFGEGSRIIITTRDKHLLNAHRVKLMHNIRLLNDDEAIKLFCKLAPQDNRPKEDYEQLSKDVVSYAGGLPLALTVLGPFLSDKDIDEWVSALARLKQIPNDDIVGKLKISFDGLTKVEKDLFLDIACFFRWEKKDRAMEILDACGFHPGIGVKVLVQKALITILDGRFDMHDLVQELGHHIVRGEDPNYPELHSRVWKREDVLTICAMDATTEVDMIEAIRYDSGTIYGLSHLPPVVANTKNLRWIDWQGDLASPLLTKFPQRKLCCLILHDSLQKQLWEGYKNLPTLKIIELYGLDNLLITPDFRGLPNLERFKLIASSHLEEIHPSIGHLERLVFLSIETCSRLKRFPPITRLKKLKTLSFSECPGLFKLSEIQQEKMDNLPHLHLDSSGVTEVQKPGKGINVKYWLEGSSLPRNNMNHIRLCFFRRDLRTLNLSLCNLGDEDISSSVWELPNLQELDLSANRFSRLCFSLLRLPRLKFLNVTNCLSLAELSELPSSIAILMADECLSLERFGDISKCKWLWKLSLHAGYKVGPLGGDLLLHSMLQASKMGYFVDYGDGRLRRRQKLKREKQGRSGGASQSRGKCQSLKQHEGKIKKMTRTTMFFLWTQPGVKQTE; encoded by the exons ATGGCATCTTCCTCATCGTCTTCTCCTTCTGCTCCGGCCTTTTCTTTCCGGTCATGGAAGTACCATGTTTTTCTTAGTTTTAGAGGAGAAGATACTCGCAATTCTTTTGTGGGTCATCTCTATTCAGCACTTGAACAAAATGGGATATACACTTATAAGGACGATGAAACACTTACTCGGGGTGAATCAATCGGTCCATCGCTTATGAAGGCAATCGAAGAATCACAAATTGCCATCATTGTATTCTCTGAAAACTATGCAAACTCATCGTGGTGCTTAGATGAACTTGTGTATATTATGAACTGCAAGAATACTAGGGGCCAAATCATTCTACCCATATTTTATGATGTGGATCCCTCTGAATTACGAAAGCAAAAAGGGAAGTATGCAGAAGCGTTTACCAAACATGAGTTGGAGAACAAGACCAAGGTTGAATCTTGGAGAAAAACCCTTGTGGATGCAAGTAACATTGCTGGGTGGGAATCGAAGGACATTGCCAACAG GCATGAATCCAAGTTTATCAAAGAAATTGTCAACACAATTTTACCTATGTTGCATCCAGTAACTTCAAGTGTGAATGACAACCTGATTGGAATAGAGACTCGCATGCAGCGCTTGAAATCAGAGTTAAAAATCGGGTCAGGCGGTGTGAGTATGATTGGAATATGGGGGGTTGGAGGTGGTGGTAAGACTACTCTTGCAtcttctatttatagtgaaatCTCTAACAACTTTGATGGTTGCTGCTTTGTTGAAAATATTCGAGAGAAATCAAGTAAGTATGGTTTGGAAAATTTGCAAGAAAAAATTCTTTCTGGTGTTTTGAAGCAAAATAAAGTGAAGGTTGGGAGCATTGAGGAAGGAAAACGCATGATAGTGGATAGGTTATGCCGTAGAAAGGTCTTGATTGTTCTGGATGATGTTGATCACCTTGTCCAACTAAAAGCATTAGCTGGATCACATGATTGGTTTGGTGAAGGAAGCCGAATTATAATCACAACTAGAGATAAGCATTTATTAAATGCACATAGAGTAAAATTGATGCACAACATTAGGTTGTTAAATGATGATGAGGCTATTAAGCTCTTTTGCAAGCTTGCACCCCAGGATAACAGACCTAAGGAAGATTATGAACAGCTTTCAAAAGATGTTGTTTCTTATGCTGGGGGGCTCCCACTAGCACTTACAGTTCTCGGTCCTTTTCTGTCTGACAAAGACATTGATGAGTGGGTGAGTGCTTTAGCCAGACTGAAACAGATCCCAAATGATGATATTGTGGGAAAGCTAAAAATCAGCTTTGATGGACTTACAAAGGTTGAGAAAGACTTGTTCCTTGATATTGCATGTTTTTTTAGGTGGGAGAAGAAAGATAGGGCAATGGAGATCCTTGATGCTTGTGGTTTTCATCCTGGTATAGGAGTGAAGGTGTTGGTACAAAAGGCTCTCATAACCATTTTGGATGGAAGGTTTGATATGCATGATCTGGTGCAAGAACTGGGACACCACATTGTTCGAGGGGAAGACCCTAACTATCCTGAGTTACATAGTAGAGTCTGGAAGAGGGAAGATGTTCTAACAATATGTGCTATGGATGCAACCACG GAAGTTGACATGATTGAAGCAATAAGATATGATTCTGGTACTATATATGGATTATCACATCTTCCTCCAGTTGTTGCAAACACGAAGAACCTTAGGTGGATTGATTGGCAAGGTGATCTTGCAAGTCCATTGCTTACTAAATTTCCACAAAGAAAGCTTTGTTGTCTAATATTGCACGACAGTTTGCAAAAACAACTTTGGGAGGGTTATAAG AATCTGCCAACTTTAAAAATCATAGAACTTTATGGTTTGGATAACCTACTCATCACACCTGATTTTCGTGGACTTCCGAATCTTGAAAGATTCAAACTCATTGCATCTTCGCATTTAGAAGAGATTCATCCATCGATTGGACATTTGGAAAGGCTTGTTTTCTTATCTATAGAAACTTGTTCCAGACTTAAGAGGTTTCCACCCATTACCCGACTAAAGAAACTCAAGACCCTTTCATTCTCAGAGTGCCCTGGACTTTTTAAGCTCTCAGAGATCCAACAAGAGAAGATGGACAATTTACCACATCTTCATTTAGATAGTAGTGGTGTTACAGAAGTTCAGAAACCAGGAAAGGGCATTAATGTAAAATATTGGTTAGAGGGGTCTTCTTTACCTCGTAACAACATGAACCACATACGATTATGCTTTTTTCGCAGAGACTTAAGAACGTTGAATCTCAGCTTGTGCAATTTGGGAGATGAAGACATCAGCTCTTCTGTTTGGGAATTGCCCAACTTGCAAGAACTCGATCTTTCAGCAAATAGGTTTTCACGATTATGTTTTAGTCTCTTGAGACTTCCTAGGCTCAAATTTCTCAATGTGACAAACTGCCTAAGCCTTGCAGAATTGTCAGAGCTCCCATCAAGTATAGCTATTCTAATGGCGGATGAGTGTTTGTCACTTGAAAGATTTGGAGATATTTCAAAGTGTAAATGGTTGTGGAAACTCTCGCTTCATGCTGGCTACAAAGTAGGTCCACTTGGTGGTGACTTATTACTACACTCCATGCTCCAG GCTTCAAAGATGGGGTATTTTGTAGACTACGGTGATGGCAGACTCCGACGAAGACAAAAGCTGAAGAGGGAGAAACAGGGGAGGAGTGGCGGAGCAAGCCAATCGAGAGGAAAGTGTCAAAGCCTCAAACAGCACGAAGggaaaataaagaaaatgacTCGGACAACTATGTTTTTTCTTTGGACCCAACCAGGGGTTAAACAGACCGAGTAA